In the genome of Halococcus agarilyticus, one region contains:
- the dpsA gene encoding DNA starvation/stationary phase protection protein DpsA — protein MSTQESDSRLRQEFGTVEESPALRIEGDRAEQIVDALNADLAASYVLYHQLKKHHWNVEGAEFLEVHRFLEEAYEAVEHHSDVIAERAQALGGVPVAGPVNLEDHSYVEFEGEDVYDVRTSLHSDMETFADIIERMRDHIELTNSLGDYTSEEVLRGAIADYEEYAHHLEHYLEDDTLVLDEATH, from the coding sequence ATGAGCACCCAGGAATCCGACTCGCGACTCCGCCAGGAGTTCGGGACCGTCGAGGAATCACCGGCGCTCCGGATCGAGGGCGACCGGGCCGAACAGATCGTCGACGCGCTGAACGCCGACCTCGCGGCGTCGTACGTCCTCTATCACCAGCTCAAGAAACACCACTGGAACGTCGAGGGCGCGGAGTTCCTCGAAGTCCACCGCTTCCTCGAAGAGGCCTACGAGGCCGTCGAGCACCACTCGGACGTGATCGCCGAACGCGCCCAGGCGCTCGGGGGCGTCCCGGTCGCCGGCCCCGTGAACCTCGAAGACCACAGCTACGTCGAGTTCGAGGGCGAGGACGTCTACGACGTCCGGACGTCGCTCCACAGCGACATGGAGACGTTCGCGGACATCATCGAGCGGATGCGCGATCACATCGAGCTCACGAACAGTCTCGGTGACTACACCTCCGAAGAAGTCCTCCGCGGTGCGATCGCCGACTACGAGGAGTACGCCCACCACCTCGAACACTACCTCGAAGACGACACCCTCGTGCTCGACGAAGCGACCCACTGA
- a CDS encoding acyl-CoA carboxylase subunit beta yields MAERAASETPIESLRRRRAAAAAGGGEERVAAQHAKGKLTARERIEYLMDDDTFRELGTFVEHRATDFDMDERGVPGDGVVTGYGEVDGRKVFVFAHDFTVLGGSIGEAVADKICAVMDRAIETGAPIVGLNDSAGARIQEGIDSLAGFAKIFRRNVRASGVVPQISAIMGPCAGGATYSPALTDFTVMVEDTSHMMITGPDVIETVTGEEISMAELGGARTHATESGVAHLACATELDALDDVRRLLAYLPTNNAEEPPRIDSGHDPGHQDGIGSVVPDEPRKPYDVCEVVSGIVDTDSFFEVHGGFARNLVTGFARLDGRPVGVVANQPRVNAGTLDIDASGKGARFVRFCDSFNLPVVTLVDVPGFMPGTDQEHDGIIRHGAKLIYAYAEATVPLLTVILRKAYGGAYIVMGSKLLGADANYAWPGAETAVLGPRGAVEVLHGDEIEAADDPKATRQVLMDEYRETFANPYSAAERGYVDDVIEPHETRARLASDLDVLARKRADDPPKKHGNIQF; encoded by the coding sequence GTGGCGGAGCGTGCCGCGAGCGAGACGCCGATCGAGTCGCTCCGACGGCGGCGCGCGGCGGCGGCAGCGGGCGGCGGCGAGGAGCGGGTCGCGGCCCAGCACGCGAAGGGAAAGCTGACCGCGCGCGAGCGGATCGAGTATCTCATGGACGACGACACGTTCCGCGAGCTCGGGACGTTCGTCGAACACCGCGCGACCGACTTCGACATGGACGAACGTGGTGTGCCGGGCGACGGCGTCGTCACGGGGTACGGCGAGGTCGACGGTCGCAAAGTGTTCGTCTTCGCCCACGATTTCACCGTTCTCGGGGGATCGATCGGCGAGGCGGTCGCCGACAAGATCTGTGCGGTGATGGACAGGGCGATCGAGACCGGTGCGCCGATCGTCGGCCTCAACGACTCTGCGGGCGCGCGCATCCAGGAGGGGATCGACTCGCTCGCGGGCTTCGCGAAGATCTTCCGGCGGAACGTCCGGGCGAGCGGGGTCGTCCCGCAGATCTCGGCGATCATGGGGCCCTGCGCCGGCGGTGCGACCTACTCGCCCGCGCTGACGGACTTCACGGTGATGGTCGAGGACACGTCGCATATGATGATCACGGGGCCGGACGTGATCGAGACCGTGACGGGCGAGGAGATCTCGATGGCGGAGCTGGGCGGGGCGCGAACCCACGCGACCGAGAGCGGGGTCGCCCACCTCGCCTGCGCCACGGAGCTGGACGCACTCGACGACGTCCGGCGGCTGCTCGCCTACCTCCCGACGAACAACGCCGAGGAGCCGCCGCGGATCGACTCGGGGCACGATCCCGGACATCAGGACGGGATCGGTTCGGTCGTGCCCGACGAGCCACGGAAGCCCTACGACGTGTGCGAGGTCGTCTCGGGGATCGTCGACACGGACTCCTTCTTCGAGGTTCACGGCGGGTTCGCGCGCAACCTCGTGACCGGGTTCGCCCGCCTCGACGGCCGGCCGGTCGGCGTGGTCGCGAACCAGCCACGGGTCAACGCGGGCACGCTCGACATCGATGCGAGCGGGAAGGGCGCGCGGTTCGTTCGGTTCTGTGATTCGTTCAACCTCCCCGTCGTGACGCTGGTCGACGTTCCCGGGTTCATGCCGGGCACCGACCAGGAGCACGACGGCATCATCCGTCACGGCGCGAAGCTGATCTACGCCTACGCCGAAGCCACCGTTCCCCTCCTCACTGTCATCCTCCGGAAGGCCTACGGCGGCGCGTACATCGTGATGGGCTCGAAGCTCCTCGGCGCGGACGCGAACTACGCGTGGCCCGGCGCGGAGACCGCCGTCCTCGGCCCGCGTGGTGCGGTCGAGGTCCTCCACGGCGACGAGATCGAGGCGGCCGACGATCCGAAAGCGACCCGACAGGTGCTGATGGACGAGTACCGCGAGACGTTCGCGAACCCCTACTCGGCGGCCGAACGCGGCTACGTCGACGACGTCATCGAGCCCCACGAGACACGCGCACGCCTCGCGAGTGATCTCGACGTCCTCGCCCGCAAGCGGGCCGACGACCCGCCGAAGAAGCACGGGAACATCCAGTTCTGA
- a CDS encoding alanyl-tRNA editing protein codes for MSDQRYLPDDEYTREFEARVTSADEADRTVVLDGTYFYKEGGGQPADHGSLSWNDGSARVVDVRQDHGEIRHTLEGDLPDPGTTIHAELDWERRYAHMRYHTAQHVVSKVVLDEFGASTAGNRIHADRARIDFEPAHFDAEDLRTIERLSNDLIERDLPVEKALRSRDALEAETPEGRTNLDLIPDHVDPLRAVTIGDVDVCPCGGTHVDSLGELGRIEIVDRTSKGADVDRIEFVLVDAD; via the coding sequence GTGAGCGACCAGCGCTATCTCCCCGACGACGAGTACACCCGCGAGTTCGAAGCCCGCGTGACGAGCGCCGACGAGGCGGACCGCACCGTGGTTCTCGACGGCACGTACTTCTACAAGGAGGGCGGCGGCCAGCCCGCCGACCACGGCAGCCTCTCGTGGAACGACGGCTCGGCGCGCGTGGTCGACGTCCGCCAGGATCACGGCGAGATCCGCCACACGCTGGAGGGCGATCTCCCCGACCCCGGAACCACGATCCACGCCGAGCTCGACTGGGAGCGCCGCTACGCCCACATGCGCTACCACACAGCCCAGCACGTCGTCTCGAAGGTCGTGCTCGACGAGTTCGGCGCGAGCACGGCGGGCAATCGGATCCACGCCGACCGCGCCAGGATCGACTTCGAGCCCGCACACTTCGACGCCGAGGACCTCCGAACGATCGAGCGGCTCTCGAACGACCTGATCGAGCGGGACCTCCCGGTCGAGAAAGCGCTCCGGTCACGCGACGCGCTCGAAGCCGAAACCCCCGAAGGCCGGACCAATCTCGATCTCATCCCCGATCACGTCGACCCGCTCCGGGCGGTCACGATCGGCGACGTCGACGTCTGTCCGTGCGGCGGCACCCACGTCGACAGCCTCGGCGAACTCGGCCGGATCGAGATCGTCGACCGGACCTCGAAGGGGGCGGACGTCGACCGGATCGAGTTCGTTCTCGTCGACGCCGACTGA
- the purL gene encoding phosphoribosylformylglycinamidine synthase subunit PurL: MPLPEADRERIVAELGREPTPAEAALFENLWSEHCAYRSSRPLLSAFDSESEDVVIGPGDDAAVVAVPTSDEADDANGNEDDELYITLGIESHNHPSYVDPYDGAATGVGGIVRDTLSMGAYPIALTDSLYFGEFDAEHSRYLFDGVVEGIADYGNAIGVPTVGGSVAFHSGYEGNPLVNVACAGLLPADRLVTAEAQRAGNKLVLVGNATGRDGLGGASFASEDLAEDAETEDRPAVQVGDPYTEKLLIEANEALLDEDLVQAARDLGAAGLGGASSELVAKGDLGAEIDLDAVHRREPGMNATEILLAESQERMCYEIRPEDTDRVREIAERFDLGCSVIGEITEGNYTCSFEGSEARSASSEPRGSETVVDVPATYLADGAPMNDLPAESPTQPERDLPDAAVEQSFERVLSDPNTASKEWVYRQYDHEVGLRTAVRPGDDAAVMDLHEVGVGLAISAGAEPRWTSAAPYEGACAIALENATNLAAMGATPLAAVDCLNGGNPEKPDVYGGFAAIVDGLAEMCSDLAVPVVGGNVSLYNDSAAGPIPPTPTLAMVGTRAWDDSSGRNTDADEGPTHADAGPSTALAGEGTLLVVGDRVLDGEPAGLGGSAYLAAEGSDRFPSLPTNPAALVDRLAAVAGRETTTAVHDASHGGLAVTLAEMVTSDAGASVEIEGPASPVEHLFHEQPGRAVIETRDPKAVREAFAGVAPVHELGSTADTGRLEASVGDTELSMSAATIAERRAVLDREMD; the protein is encoded by the coding sequence ATGCCCCTTCCCGAGGCCGACCGCGAGCGGATCGTCGCGGAGCTCGGCCGCGAGCCGACGCCGGCGGAGGCCGCGCTGTTCGAAAACCTCTGGAGCGAACACTGTGCGTACCGCTCCTCGCGCCCGCTGCTGTCGGCGTTCGACAGCGAGAGCGAGGACGTGGTGATCGGGCCAGGCGACGATGCCGCCGTGGTGGCCGTGCCGACGTCCGATGAGGCGGACGACGCGAACGGAAACGAAGACGACGAACTCTATATCACGCTCGGGATCGAGAGCCACAACCACCCCTCCTACGTCGACCCCTACGACGGCGCAGCCACAGGAGTCGGCGGGATCGTCCGCGACACGCTCTCGATGGGTGCGTACCCGATCGCGCTGACCGACTCGCTGTATTTCGGCGAGTTCGACGCCGAACACTCGCGATACCTGTTCGACGGCGTGGTGGAGGGGATCGCGGACTACGGCAACGCGATCGGCGTGCCGACTGTCGGCGGCAGCGTCGCGTTCCATTCCGGCTACGAGGGCAATCCCCTCGTGAACGTGGCGTGTGCGGGACTCCTTCCAGCGGATCGACTCGTCACCGCCGAGGCACAGCGTGCGGGGAACAAGCTGGTGCTCGTCGGGAACGCCACCGGGCGCGACGGATTGGGCGGGGCGAGTTTCGCGAGCGAGGACCTCGCGGAGGACGCCGAGACCGAGGACCGGCCGGCGGTCCAGGTCGGCGATCCCTATACTGAAAAACTTCTGATCGAAGCGAACGAGGCGCTGCTCGACGAGGACCTCGTGCAGGCAGCGCGGGATCTCGGGGCCGCTGGGCTCGGCGGGGCCTCGTCGGAGCTGGTCGCCAAGGGCGACCTCGGGGCCGAGATCGATCTCGACGCGGTCCACCGGCGCGAGCCGGGGATGAACGCGACCGAGATCCTGCTCGCCGAGTCTCAGGAACGGATGTGCTACGAGATCCGACCCGAGGATACCGATCGAGTGCGGGAGATCGCCGAGCGATTCGATCTGGGCTGTTCGGTCATCGGCGAGATCACCGAGGGCAACTACACCTGTTCGTTTGAGGGGAGCGAGGCGCGAAGCGCCTCGAGCGAGCCGCGAGGCAGCGAGACCGTGGTCGACGTCCCCGCGACCTACCTCGCCGACGGCGCACCGATGAACGACCTGCCCGCCGAATCGCCCACCCAACCCGAACGCGACCTTCCCGACGCCGCCGTCGAACAGTCCTTCGAGCGGGTTCTGAGCGATCCGAACACCGCGAGCAAGGAGTGGGTTTATCGCCAGTACGACCACGAAGTCGGGCTCCGAACTGCCGTCCGGCCAGGCGACGACGCCGCGGTGATGGACCTCCACGAGGTCGGCGTCGGCCTCGCGATCTCGGCGGGCGCGGAGCCCCGCTGGACGAGCGCCGCCCCCTACGAGGGTGCGTGCGCGATCGCGCTCGAAAACGCCACCAATCTCGCCGCAATGGGTGCAACGCCGCTCGCCGCCGTCGACTGTCTCAACGGCGGCAACCCCGAGAAACCCGACGTCTACGGCGGCTTTGCCGCGATCGTCGACGGACTGGCCGAGATGTGCAGCGATCTCGCGGTGCCGGTCGTCGGCGGCAACGTCTCGCTCTACAACGACTCGGCGGCGGGCCCGATCCCGCCGACACCGACGCTCGCGATGGTCGGTACGCGAGCGTGGGACGACAGCTCCGGCCGGAACACGGACGCCGACGAGGGACCGACACACGCCGACGCCGGGCCGTCGACCGCGCTCGCTGGCGAGGGGACACTCCTCGTGGTCGGCGATCGCGTTCTCGACGGTGAACCGGCGGGGCTCGGTGGCTCGGCGTATCTCGCTGCGGAGGGTTCCGACCGGTTCCCGTCGCTACCGACGAACCCGGCCGCACTCGTCGACCGGCTCGCGGCGGTGGCCGGCCGGGAAACGACGACCGCGGTCCACGACGCGAGCCACGGAGGGTTGGCAGTGACGCTCGCGGAGATGGTCACGTCGGACGCAGGTGCGAGCGTCGAAATCGAGGGCCCGGCGAGTCCGGTCGAACACCTCTTTCACGAGCAGCCGGGCCGCGCAGTGATCGAGACCCGGGACCCGAAGGCGGTCCGCGAGGCGTTCGCGGGCGTCGCGCCGGTCCACGAACTCGGGTCGACGGCCGACACCGGCCGGCTCGAAGCGAGCGTCGGCGACACCGAACTCTCGATGTCGGCCGCGACGATCGCCGAACGCCGGGCGGTGCTCGATCGCGAGATGGACTGA
- a CDS encoding beta-ketoacyl-ACP reductase, which produces MSLENQTCVVTGASRGIGRGIAEELGRQGANVVVNYRSSEAAAHEVVDTVEDDGGEAIAVQADVAEYDAVAAMAESVHDAFGPADVLVNNAGLTVDRTFGNMSREDWERVINVNLGGVYNCTHCLFDDIQEADHGRLINISSVVGQQGNYGQANYATTKSGLFGFTRTIALELARTGSTANCVAPGFVETDMLDEVSEEVQEKILQRIPLNRFASIEDVTGIVRFVAGEESSYMTGQILAVNGGMEW; this is translated from the coding sequence ATGTCGCTCGAAAATCAGACCTGTGTGGTCACCGGTGCGTCACGGGGGATCGGCCGGGGCATCGCCGAGGAACTCGGACGCCAAGGCGCGAACGTCGTAGTGAACTACCGCTCGTCGGAGGCGGCCGCCCACGAGGTCGTCGACACCGTAGAGGACGACGGCGGGGAGGCGATCGCGGTCCAGGCCGACGTCGCCGAGTACGACGCGGTCGCGGCGATGGCCGAAAGCGTCCACGACGCGTTCGGTCCGGCCGACGTACTGGTGAACAACGCGGGCCTCACCGTCGATCGCACCTTCGGAAACATGTCCCGCGAGGACTGGGAGCGCGTTATCAATGTGAACCTCGGCGGGGTGTACAACTGCACGCACTGCCTGTTCGACGACATCCAGGAGGCCGACCACGGCCGGCTGATCAACATTTCGAGCGTCGTCGGCCAGCAGGGCAACTACGGTCAGGCGAACTACGCCACCACCAAGAGCGGCCTCTTCGGGTTCACCAGGACGATCGCGCTCGAACTCGCTCGAACGGGGTCGACCGCGAACTGCGTCGCACCGGGGTTCGTCGAGACCGACATGCTCGACGAGGTTTCCGAGGAGGTTCAAGAGAAGATCCTCCAGCGCATTCCGTTGAATCGGTTCGCCTCGATCGAGGACGTCACCGGGATCGTCCGGTTCGTCGCGGGCGAGGAGTCCTCGTACATGACCGGCCAGATCCTCGCGGTCAACGGCGGGATGGAGTGGTAG
- a CDS encoding DUF7547 family protein encodes MSDRPDGDRRSGDDRRQERDRNRGADPDLERLAGDLSTTLDDLRDELEGERGPPRGPLGLPRPPTPGELVRFTDEYTIPTLIAVLEANIRLLEALQGAIRLARTGERGREMRALTGELGRDGLDRLDDVLVDLQDALDGRPENPEARTLLDDARALRHEIDDRLAEAGNGRRPDATRPRDTADGERDDVDPEATDDSDEGVAIDVDSELDSIRDEVDGDDDGEEDS; translated from the coding sequence ATGAGCGACCGACCGGACGGCGACCGACGATCCGGCGACGACAGACGGCAGGAGCGCGACCGCAACCGGGGGGCCGATCCCGACCTCGAACGGCTCGCCGGCGATCTCTCGACCACGCTCGACGATCTCCGCGACGAGCTGGAGGGCGAGCGCGGTCCACCGCGGGGGCCGCTCGGACTGCCGCGACCGCCGACGCCCGGCGAGCTCGTCCGGTTCACCGACGAGTACACCATCCCGACCCTGATCGCGGTGCTCGAAGCCAACATCCGACTGCTCGAAGCGCTTCAGGGGGCGATCCGACTGGCGCGCACCGGCGAGCGCGGGCGCGAGATGCGAGCGCTCACCGGGGAGCTCGGTCGCGACGGGCTCGACCGACTCGACGACGTGCTCGTTGATCTCCAGGACGCGCTCGACGGTCGGCCCGAGAACCCCGAGGCCAGAACCCTGCTCGACGACGCTCGCGCGCTCCGTCACGAGATCGACGACCGGCTCGCCGAAGCGGGCAACGGTCGCCGTCCGGACGCGACGCGACCGCGCGACACCGCGGACGGCGAACGGGACGACGTGGACCCGGAAGCGACCGACGACTCGGATGAGGGCGTCGCCATCGACGTCGATTCCGAGCTGGACTCGATCCGCGACGAGGTCGACGGCGACGACGATGGCGAGGAAGACTCGTAG
- a CDS encoding DUF998 domain-containing protein → MNGSLDRRLAVVSGALAPMVALGSIVLGTVLSPTFSWAGSALSDLGVTPASALAFNGGLVAGGVLALPFAWVLAADGRSTLGAVFGLTAVSMALVGVFRSGHPLHFPVALGFYLGATLTMLVDGIGELRAGARTWGLTALGFALVHIGSWAAWSAGIRPGSGLAIPETVGAVLFALWVWEAALRLRSSETRA, encoded by the coding sequence GTGAACGGTTCGCTCGACCGTCGTCTCGCCGTGGTCTCGGGTGCGCTCGCTCCGATGGTCGCGCTCGGATCGATCGTCCTCGGAACCGTCCTCTCGCCGACGTTCTCGTGGGCGGGAAGCGCGCTCTCGGATCTCGGCGTGACGCCCGCGAGCGCGCTCGCGTTCAACGGCGGTCTCGTCGCCGGCGGCGTGCTTGCGCTCCCGTTCGCGTGGGTGCTCGCGGCCGACGGTCGATCGACTCTGGGAGCGGTGTTCGGCCTCACAGCCGTCTCGATGGCGCTCGTCGGGGTTTTCCGATCGGGACACCCGCTTCACTTCCCGGTCGCGCTCGGCTTCTATCTCGGGGCGACCCTGACGATGCTCGTCGACGGGATCGGGGAACTTCGAGCGGGCGCGCGGACGTGGGGTCTCACCGCCCTCGGATTCGCACTCGTCCACATCGGCTCGTGGGCCGCGTGGAGCGCCGGCATCCGTCCCGGATCGGGGCTCGCGATCCCCGAAACGGTCGGTGCGGTGCTGTTCGCGCTATGGGTGTGGGAAGCCGCGTTGCGGCTCCGATCGTCCGAAACTCGGGCGTAG
- a CDS encoding rhodanese-like domain-containing protein, translating into MAEAAAEITTHPVETAIDRLDDVVFVDVRDGPELDAKGRIPGSIHASRGMLEFHIDPESPYHIEEFVSGSELLFYCAVGGRSVLAAQTAQEMGLSAVANVEGGFEAWTEAGGPVEMAA; encoded by the coding sequence GTGGCCGAAGCCGCCGCCGAAATCACGACACACCCGGTCGAGACGGCGATCGATCGACTCGACGACGTCGTGTTCGTCGATGTCCGAGATGGGCCAGAGCTCGATGCGAAGGGGCGGATCCCGGGCTCCATCCACGCGTCCCGCGGAATGCTGGAGTTCCACATCGATCCCGAGAGTCCCTACCACATCGAGGAGTTCGTCTCGGGCTCGGAGCTCCTGTTTTACTGTGCGGTGGGTGGGCGCTCGGTGCTCGCCGCGCAGACGGCCCAGGAGATGGGGCTGTCCGCAGTCGCGAACGTCGAGGGGGGCTTCGAGGCGTGGACGGAAGCCGGCGGCCCGGTCGAGATGGCTGCCTGA
- a CDS encoding SWIM zinc finger family protein: MSISYDEALATRPFKHRIDKRDRRAVGERLTVLEHAPDVYQVYSEAGEEYLVEIRAPSCTCPDFQYREADCKHIRRARIEAGEYDLDGLATGIDDALDTLDERLANLAAQRAELVGFRREVDRLRDATDE; the protein is encoded by the coding sequence ATGAGCATATCGTACGACGAAGCGCTCGCGACGCGACCGTTCAAGCACCGCATCGACAAGCGCGACCGGCGGGCGGTCGGCGAACGGCTGACCGTCCTCGAACACGCGCCCGACGTCTACCAGGTGTACAGCGAGGCGGGTGAGGAGTACCTGGTCGAGATCCGCGCGCCGTCGTGTACCTGTCCGGACTTTCAGTATCGCGAGGCCGACTGCAAGCACATTCGGCGTGCCCGGATCGAGGCGGGCGAGTACGACCTCGACGGGCTCGCGACGGGGATCGACGACGCCCTCGACACGCTCGACGAGCGCCTCGCGAACCTCGCAGCGCAGCGTGCCGAACTCGTCGGGTTCCGGCGCGAGGTCGACCGGCTCCGCGACGCGACGGACGAGTGA
- a CDS encoding thiolase family protein, translated as MSTATSDVAIVGASMTQFGGRDAWVRELLAEAGAACLDDAGVAPENVDHLYASNMASGEFEGMTGVPNALAHDLDCLPAYTQRVDQTSSSGGAGMYAAWQSIASGASEMTLLVGGEKMTHRSTSEATDVIASLTHPVEYKHGVTLPSFAGLTARRYLDRYDAPRESLGKVAVKNHRNGVDNPHAQFQKEVDLETVLESPIVADPLRLYDFCPITDGSAALLFCPESVAREYTDEYVVIAGVGGATDTHVVHERSDPTTMGGVVESGRQAYERSGYNPDDIDVAELHDMFTILEFLQMEGLGFAEPGEAWRAIEAGRTERDGDLPINTSGGLKSKGHPLGASGVAQGYEIYKQLLGEAGPRQVDADVGLACNVGGFGNCVITTIMEAGA; from the coding sequence ATGAGCACGGCTACCTCGGACGTTGCGATCGTCGGGGCGTCGATGACCCAGTTCGGCGGGCGCGACGCGTGGGTGCGCGAGCTGCTCGCCGAGGCGGGCGCGGCGTGTCTCGACGACGCGGGCGTCGCGCCCGAAAACGTCGACCATCTCTACGCCTCGAACATGGCGAGCGGCGAGTTCGAGGGGATGACGGGCGTCCCGAACGCGCTCGCTCACGATCTCGACTGCCTGCCGGCGTACACCCAGCGGGTGGATCAGACCTCTTCGTCGGGTGGGGCCGGGATGTACGCCGCGTGGCAGTCGATCGCCTCGGGTGCGAGCGAGATGACCCTGCTGGTGGGTGGCGAGAAGATGACCCATCGATCGACGAGCGAGGCCACCGACGTCATCGCCTCGCTCACCCACCCGGTCGAGTACAAACACGGCGTCACGCTCCCGAGTTTCGCGGGGCTGACCGCACGCCGCTATCTCGATCGGTACGACGCGCCGCGCGAGAGCCTCGGGAAGGTCGCGGTCAAAAACCACCGAAACGGCGTCGACAACCCCCACGCGCAGTTTCAGAAGGAAGTCGACCTCGAAACGGTTCTAGAGAGTCCGATCGTCGCCGATCCCCTCCGCCTCTACGACTTCTGCCCCATCACCGACGGCAGCGCGGCCCTGTTGTTCTGTCCGGAATCCGTGGCGCGGGAGTACACCGACGAGTACGTCGTGATCGCGGGCGTCGGCGGCGCGACCGACACCCACGTGGTCCACGAGCGGAGCGACCCCACCACGATGGGTGGCGTGGTCGAATCCGGCCGCCAGGCGTACGAGCGGAGCGGCTACAATCCCGACGATATCGATGTCGCCGAACTCCACGATATGTTCACGATCCTCGAATTCCTCCAGATGGAGGGGCTCGGGTTCGCCGAGCCTGGCGAGGCGTGGCGCGCGATCGAGGCAGGTCGAACGGAGCGCGACGGCGACCTCCCGATCAACACTTCGGGAGGGTTGAAGTCGAAGGGCCATCCCCTCGGCGCGAGCGGTGTCGCGCAGGGCTACGAGATCTACAAACAGCTGCTCGGCGAGGCGGGGCCGCGCCAGGTCGACGCCGACGTGGGGCTCGCGTGCAACGTCGGCGGGTTCGGGAACTGCGTCATCACCACGATCATGGAGGCGGGCGCATGA
- a CDS encoding OB-fold domain-containing protein, translating to MEATRYADGSISYPGHPIGPDGAEPVGTVDLSAHTATVVTWTTSTAPPPGVDAPNHLAIVEFAVDDETVRALGQLTTDEIEIGDEVAPVYAAELRDPAAGIREPESQDWDGYRFEPA from the coding sequence ATGGAAGCGACACGGTACGCCGACGGCTCGATCAGCTACCCCGGCCACCCGATCGGTCCCGACGGTGCGGAGCCGGTCGGCACCGTGGATCTGAGCGCACACACCGCGACGGTGGTGACGTGGACGACGAGCACCGCGCCGCCACCCGGCGTGGACGCTCCCAACCACCTCGCGATCGTCGAGTTTGCTGTGGACGATGAGACGGTCCGGGCGCTCGGTCAGCTCACGACCGACGAGATCGAGATCGGCGACGAGGTCGCGCCGGTGTACGCCGCGGAGCTACGCGACCCCGCGGCCGGGATCCGCGAACCCGAGAGTCAGGACTGGGACGGCTATCGGTTCGAACCGGCCTAA
- a CDS encoding YbaK/EbsC family protein yields the protein MHPRARAFAERAAAEYDLDVDVHEFPEGTKTAADAADAIGCDVAQIASSLAFRAPDLVVVVTSGANRVSEARLARIRDVPENEVEMADADDVRETLGWSIGGVPPFCHETDVPVYLDESLAGFETVWAAAGTPEAVFPIAPDRLETLADARPVGVIE from the coding sequence ATGCATCCCCGAGCACGCGCGTTCGCCGAGCGCGCCGCCGCAGAGTACGATCTCGACGTCGACGTCCACGAGTTCCCCGAAGGCACGAAGACGGCGGCCGACGCCGCCGACGCGATCGGGTGTGACGTCGCCCAGATCGCGAGCTCGCTCGCCTTCCGCGCGCCCGATCTCGTCGTCGTGGTCACGAGCGGGGCGAATCGTGTGAGCGAGGCGCGCCTCGCCCGGATTCGGGACGTTCCCGAGAACGAGGTCGAAATGGCCGACGCCGACGACGTGCGCGAGACGCTCGGCTGGTCGATCGGCGGCGTCCCACCGTTCTGTCACGAGACGGACGTGCCGGTGTATCTCGACGAATCCCTCGCCGGGTTCGAGACGGTCTGGGCCGCCGCCGGCACTCCCGAGGCGGTGTTTCCGATCGCGCCGGACCGACTCGAAACGCTCGCGGACGCACGGCCGGTCGGCGTGATCGAGTGA
- a CDS encoding DUF7331 family protein, which produces MSTSPHETPSESSSDTPVTAERIAAFERDDGAIVIYDEREPTAWIQSSGAVGVDEVR; this is translated from the coding sequence ATGAGCACGTCCCCGCACGAGACTCCCTCCGAGTCGTCCAGTGACACGCCCGTGACGGCCGAACGCATCGCTGCCTTCGAGCGCGACGACGGCGCGATCGTCATCTACGACGAGCGCGAGCCGACGGCGTGGATCCAATCGAGCGGCGCGGTCGGCGTCGACGAGGTCCGCTGA